The genome window CCCTTGGTCCAACTTGGAAGTCAGCAATTGTCTTTTGAGTTGGATTGAGGATTAAGGTTTAAAATTTCTTCCTCTCTATTGTTGGAAAGAAACAAGAGTCATGGAGAGTGGTAATAGTAAGGGTGGGCAAAAAAACCCGTTGGCCTGAAAACCCAACGAACCCGATCTGAAAAAATAGGATATCCGATCCGATTTTTCTTAATGTGGTAGATGAGGGTTGGGTACCCACAAAAAACGAATACGGATAcggatcagaaaaataaaaacccgTGGGTACTCGGCCCGCGGGGTATATTATATAAATCTTAAAAAATTAGGgatcattttataattttataatttgtaATCCTAAATGTAAGTAAAGTGGCTCACAGTTTCATATTCTAATATCATATGATCCCCCTCTGCTCATATTGTTTGAAGAAAGCAAATATTCTCGGTGAAACCTGAATCAAAtgaacaaaatgaagaaaaatttgtgaaactctatcataaaaattgttcatccctttgataattttcatttttattctacCTCTATCGATCTTTCCTGCAAATTTTtcatcaattcaatcaaaagATTTGTGTTTGGAGTTCCAATTTTCTGTTAGCTAGATAATTAAAACGTTCGtgtcatttatttatttgatttattttattgtaattatgtctcttaaatttgtctattttattttagtgcaagaaatttatttttctttttcatcacctttAATACCATAAGGTCTATTCCAAAGATGTAAGGAAATTGGGAAAGATTTTTTAAGCttattttggttatattttCTCCAAAAATAATTAGCTCTGTTCAATTCTTTTCCGCATTTGATTCCACAGTCGACTCATTTGGGATGCAGTCTTATACCATAACATCCTTAAGGAAGTTGGGAAATTTGCCAAATACTTATTATCCTTGTCTTTGTTGTGTTACAGAAGGATGGAATGTATAAAAATGATAATGTACTCAAAATTAACATGAAATTTCGTTTTGTctattagatattataattcTAATATGTACTAGATTTATGAGATCGTTTTAATTGTTGGATGAAATAtgtgagaatggtgatgtatGGACTTTGTTTAATATCTTTATCAATATTAATTGGAAACatgtttttttaattgaaaaacatgttgatattaagtgcaaagcaattttttttattgaaaaatatatttttttagggCGGGTACCCTATGACCCACCTTTTTTTTCGGATACCCGAGTAGCGGGTACCGGAAGATATTAGGAGCGGTTTAGGGTCACAAAATGGCTGATCCGATATATTAGGATTCGGTCAGCCAAATCATGttaggggcgggtacccgacccgtgccCACCCCTAGGTAATAGCTAGCGTTAGTTTGAATGTTTTCCTCTCCCCTTTCTCTCACATCGGTCCAATAAGGGTTGAGTGATGAGAGTTTAAGTCCCCTTGGTCCAACTTGGAAGTCAGCAATTACCTTTTGAGTTGGATTGAGGATTAAGGTTTAAAATTTCTTCCTCTTTATTGTtggaaagtaataaaaatttcgagtgagttgtctccttttacGGAATTTCTTGACGGAACTTAAGTTTTATCTTAAACTCTATCAAGTATTTAgtttggatacttgtggtgtttaaggtaagatgatcacatcattttattttttcaagccAATAGCTAATCCCCTAGGTTTCTTGAGACGGTTCTCTTTAGATCTAACAAGGTAGTTGTTATTTCATAACTTGTTCAAGATAGATCTTTACTCTGTTTGGTACGAACCTGATTCTCCAAGGACCGGATCACACAACATATAGCTGTAAATTTTTCTGGGTCCTAGCTATGTGCTTCCGTCCTAGTACAATACCACGGATGTCTTTTAAGTGTCAAATGAACAATACATACGCTCAGGGGGATATAGCAATTTTATAAAAACTAACTTCTTCCTACTGCACCATGGTTGGTAGATAGTTGCTGCAAAAAGCTGTCCTCTGCACTTGACAAACAAAATTTTGTTGGAAACAATAATGTTTAATCATCCACTTAAGCTTCCTGTCCCAATCCTGTACAAATCCATAATACGGGCATGCAAATAACAAATGAGATAAAAGTTTCAGTGGCATTAAAGCACACAGCTCACACATAGGATTAATAGCCAAGCCTCATGAACACAACCTGTctttggtgctcaaaacttttCCTACAAAGCAAGCAGCAGAATGAACGACTGCCTTAAGTAAGACACCCCACAACTGAGTGTCAAGAATTTTATTGAGCAATTGCACTCAAAATAGCAAATTAAATAGCAAGCTCAAGGGTCATTATGTCAATATTGGTAAATTGTCATATtatcaccaaaaccaaaacttAAAACTTGGCCCAATTATCTTCCAATATTTAAATTCTAACTGACCCTAGAATTATTATAGAGGTGATAACATTATTTTTACCACATAACGGTCCAAAACAAGTGGGCATTAGTTAGATAAGTTTTATTGCATGAAAACCCATGCCTTTAAAATTATACACTCTTGATGAAAAACCcaagtggatttttttttttaaagctttTTCCTAAGCATTTTTTGGTCCCTGATTTGTTTGTTTTGCAAATTTCTGggcattcattttcttttaagaTCAATTTTAAGACTTGTTACAGTGGTCAAAAATATAACTTGACCACTTTGCTCTTCTTAAGATGGTTGGTAAAAGTTGGGTGACCAAGTTGATCTAAAAGTAAAGTTAAAGGACGACAATGTCTCAAATTGAAGTTAAATGACAAAAAGtggttcaaaagaaaaaattagaaGACTATTTGGgtgatttgttttgaaaaaccTTGGCTTGCATTTGCTTGAAAAGTTTGGGAGCTAAGCCTTAACTTGGCCGGCCAGAGCTTGGGTTTGAACAAAAGACTCGATTTAATTATTAGCGTGTGTATGTCAGCATCGACGATGGATAACTATGACGATGGATAAGCAAATAAATGTCTTTACCCTTTGAATCGTCATATTTCCGACAGCACAGACCCATTCTTCTGTACTTGCATTAGCCAATTTTGTTAAAAGCAAGTGATATTTGAACAATAGGGGAGCTTTACCATTCAAGATACCATTTTGCACTACCACTAATAAAACAATACTGTTAATCATCTGAATTTGAACTATAATGAATAAATTGGTTTCTGTAACGAATAAATTGGTTTCTGTAATGAATAAATTGGTTTGTATTTCTCCTTTTTGTAGAGAGAAAAGGTttctattacaaaaaaaaaagaatatttggtttgataaaatttgaggaaatctaaaaaataaaccctaagaTTTGAGGTAGGGGTGTGAATCGGAATCGAAATCAAAATCGTTAATTCGGAActttgaaatcgaaattttttggaattttggtATCGGAATTTTCGActgatttcgatttcgaattcactaACTCCGAAATCGAATTCATTCCAAATTCAATTCGGAATTCggtaaattccgatttcaccgaattcatgaatattaaaattattattattatataaatgttatattatatatataaaaaatataaaaattattattttgatttCCAATTGATGGCCGCAGCTCTTGCTTCAATTTCCTGTGGATTTTGTTCATCAAATATGAAATAATTTTCCcactctagtcaagggacaacggaggctctggttcgcctaaaaattgtgagatcgattaaattttatcttttccttttatttattggtattcgcatatttctCGATTGCAGtacttatgattatttaatttactggttgtcttggatccggataattaattaacttgataatctattgtcaattaggacattaaatccgtaattgtttaattgccttgaattagtgacaactgacatgattggatttgtgtcaggggaatacgctggctaatctaaaataaccatggtagtgtgttatttggttagaatagggctcctctaatatgtaaggcaattggaaaattaaatcttacgggcgtacctaggattatttcctaattagagctgtgattaacgggcgtaccttaatcaccgacacagtaaggaggggttgactgccatcgcttgtttggtagttgtaacctatttattgataaataattggaattgcctttgcttcgatgatcaattaggtgcaccattgctgaagttatttcttgactGGAGCCttagttatcattcatttgattttagtaacttgttatttaatttttaatagtttcttatattttatttgaatttttttgattgtcatcttctgcacaaaaacaccccctttaTTACTgtggatttgaaaagaaacagttactcccaatccctgtggattcgaccctgcttaccactatttgcaaaaattaattttagttgagcaggtttttattattgtacaggcccgacacctgtcaatttttggcgccgttgttgGGGACTGGTGCCtaattaatttgtttatttttgagttcatcttgttttctttcttttttttcttttttcttttttctcttatttttttttatatatagtttatggctacTAACATTctgtattttggtgatagactggattttatttttagaaggggttatgagactcatgttatttctaatgatcaattggctgttgcaaattgtggaagTTATTTTGCTTCAGATCATTCAACCGACATACCTCGCATTTCAAGATGGCCTAAGTGTTCcaatcgatacttttggagatttttcacctcaatatcaaacgtggtatgactcttattcaaacgggtatgatcaaggatggtggaattatttcaattttaattatgcgacCAGGCCAATGggttttcaacagcaagagtttCAACAGCCATCgtccatgtcaggtatgtctcttgaagaaatgattgaACTACTAGCTGCTAATACATATCGATTTCATTAGGAGATACAAGCGATGGCGGATCAAGTGCAACTAGTGACATCCGGGATGGCGGATCAAGTGCATCTATTGACATCCAAGATAACGCAATTATCTTTTCACATGAGTGAAAAATTGCCCTCATAGACCAACATCGACcttgaagaaaatgagagtgcaattatcctgaCAAGTGACATGGAGCTACAAGAGTCTCAAGAATATGGATCTAAAGATGCAATTAAAAAGGAatttgaagtgcaagaaatgagaccCCAACATCAACTCgtccaagtgaatgaatccaatGAACAacctccaaatgcggtgacatcttctccattccttaatcaatattctcctgactcttattcttcaattcctgttaatgagattgactttattataccagaaaattttgaatttcatgacagaaataagttaagagtggcaatggcaaaatatcttgaaccaataaatgcgcgtgatggaggagtgagtgaagaATCCAGATTATTGCTGACTTATTTAGcgccatttactagtccatggaGGACTGTAGCTCGTGTGCTCAATGATTATTCTATTTACAAGGGCtatcaggactatatagaggatgaagcaTTGAAACGAGTCataagattttatcctccctgaacaaacatgacaatgtctagccaaagacattaaagaaaggcgctcattgggaggcaacccaatttcttttagttgtttgttcGGTTTTGTTTgttagtttaaatatgttttccttgaatttgactgatttctgGCTTCAATGTTCATTTTTGATGATTTGTAGGTATTTCTCTGACTTGACGCGCCTGCGTCAAGTCGTAGGGAGAGCTCATGGTCAGAAGGGTTCttgccctcatgacgtgcccgcgtcaagcCAGCTAGAGAGCTCCTCATTCCGTGCCTTTGTCACGTGCCCACATCACATTCGCGGGAAAggtaaatattcaaaaaaactCAAGAACGGTTATTGATTTTCTGTTAatctctaattttgaatttcgaaaataaaatttgcaaaaaaataaaataaaataaaaattaattaaaattttttttaaaattttgattcaCCATAGCTTAGATTTCCAAAGtacaaatttttatttaataaaaaaaaaccgaCCGcacaaaaaatttgaaaaaccaaactattttgtttttcttttttttctcttttctcttttctttctttctttctctttctttcttttctatgtttttctttctttcttctttctttcttctcccctgTTCTCCTCTGTGTCACCCGAAGCCCTTCCATCGCCGCCACCTCCTCATCGGCCGCCCGTAGCCCAAGGCTGGCCACCAAGCGCGCGATCTCAGCCTCGATCGCTCATCCATCTCGCCACGCAAGCACGGGCCGCCTCCTGGCCACCACCTCGCCGCCGTTCCTCTAACTCGGGCAAGCACCGCAGCTCCCTTGcgcatctctctctctttctctcccgcGGCCGCAGCTGCCAACAGCCGCGGCAGCCCATCGCGCGGCTACTTCGCGCgccactctctccctctcctccaTTCCTGCTTCTTCCCTCGATGACCCATGGAGGTATTTGTAACTCGGTCCTCAATTGTTGGTAGTGTTAgttgttattttggtttatCAGTGACTTGGTATTGGTCGTGTGTGATTTCTTTTCCGTTGTTTGCTACACCAGtggtattggtgggataattgGACCTCAATTGGGTACCTCTATTTGGTTGGCTGAGTTATTATTGTCAAATATCTAAGCTGTCATTGTTGAAATTACTGATTCTGAGTTAAGGCATTAACTGGCCAACTGGAGccatttgttgagattttgggtggaTAGAGTTTTGCATTTGCTGGTTGAATTGAGTTATGATGTCTCAGAACTTGGCCGCGTACTTCCATCACATCGGTTTCCCTCTACCGTTCCTGGCTACCCCTTAGCCACTTGagagggaagtttcgttgtcctctCCGCTTTAAATTGCTTTATttcctccattgaggacaatgtaggatttaggtgtggggggagcagTTATGGTGCTAGTGTCTTTAGTTTTgagtttttagattttttttctttatttttagtttgttatttgtctacctttcattcattttctttctttctttttagtgaTTAGCTCGTATGTGCATGCCAAGGTTTGATATTGGATTGTTGCCTCTATTTCTACTTTTGCCAAATTTTAGTAACGAAAGTGTATCAAGTGGACGTGGTTGAGTCTAAGAATACCTCTTGGATGAATATCAAAGACTGTGTGACTTTTATAATTCTGGGTTAGCtttcctaggcatagggaatgattgttggtattttcatgtgaattggtccggttattaaccttagttctccatttttgaaaatgaggctagctgatgcaaattttcttttgttttctttgtgttatattgagtttttgtgttatttagctgtgaataagagttgactgtactccgctagtctttactaccgagtaaccggggatcttcatcaaaagtgtcgattctcacgtcaaaaaatagtaattgctatgagtacgtggtcacgtggcgatagGAGATGAGTAATCGGGTTCTTTCATCTGACAAATGTCGGAGTTCGTGTTAAAAGACTCCGATggctagagactaagtcttttgttcctatttaaaaaaaaagggaaaaaaagaaaaaaaaatagaaaagtgtgacaaaaaggtgaaggttgtgttagtgtgtgaAAAAGTTAGCTTGCCGATTTGtgaatttaatgttgagattttggttaataactGGACCATTTGCTGGTAATGTTGAGcgaccattcctttttcttagattagttaacctgaaATTAGAGGAATTTGTGGTTTAGAAATTAACCGGAGTGATGCTTCTCGGATTTTGATCActgatgcttgatatatgtttttcttggtatcttggcaatatggtagatagagcaatagccattgtcaaaTATTAGTGTTTGTTTGCTGTTCTCATGTTTGAGAACAAGCacggtttaggtgtgggggcaAATGATAGGGTgcagttttattatttttttattattaattttccctattacctaacttgatgtggattaattgctggattttactcacttttagtatttggcatttatttcatggagtagaataaaaatatgataacaagtaCCAATTTGACAGAAAAGGAGTGCAAGTAGCAACGCTTGTcccaggggcaattttggaaaagaaaaaaattttgacccTTTCTTTTGGGCATTGGCTGAATCGAAGAGGGGTTGGTTCCTTTCCCTGGGGAGCCGCCGCACATCTAGAGCAggagataaaaaccagaaattgcAAAGGATTAGGACTATCTTCTTGTTCTTATTTAGTCTTTCGTCTTTTTGCGTAGCTGGGGACTTGACTTCCCTTCTAGCTTTAGTAGTATCTTTTCCTCCGTATGCCAGAGGAAGCAAAAACAATCAATTGCCTCCTGTAGCTTGCTTTCCTTATTGAATAGGGCGAATTGAATTCACCCATTTTCCAATTGATGGCCGCAGCTCTTGCTTCAATTTCCTGTGGGTTTTGTTTATCAGATATGAACTAATTTTTCcactctagtcaagggacaacggaggctctggttcgcctaaaaattgtgagattgattaaattttatcttttccttttatttattggtattcgcatattcctcgATTGCAGtacttatgattatttaattaactggttgtcttggatccggataattagttaacttgataatctattgtcaattagggcattaaatccgtaattatttaattgccttgaattagtgacaactgacataattgggtttgtgtcaCTAATGGGGGATACgcaggctaatctaaaataaccctggtagtatgttatttggttagaatagggctcctctaatacgtaaggcaattggaaaattaaatcttacgggcgtacctaggattatttcctaattagagtagtgattaacgagcgtaccttaatcaccgacacagtcaGGAGGAGTTGACTGCCATCACTtatttggtagttataacctatttattgataaataattggaattgcctttgcttcgatgatcaattagatgCACCATtgctaaagttatttcttgcCTAGAGCCttagttatcattcatttgattttagtaacttgttatttaatttttaatagtttcttagattttatttgaatttctttgattgtcatcTTTTGCACAAAAACACCTCCTTTATTACTgtggatttgaaaagaaacagtcACTCCCAATCCCTGtagattcgaccctgcttaccactatttgcaaaaattaactttagttgagcaggtttttattattgcacaggcccAGCACTTGTCATGCACACTCCTAATTTGAGGTGCATTTGCATTTGGCACCAGATTAGTTAAGAATTTTTCCCACAAGCTTCTTTTCAAGGCCTCCTCGTGCACAGTTTCAAGACACAATCTCTTTCTCCGTCCTTGTTTCTCACAAATACATAATACCTTCTCTAACACATTTCTATCTCTCAAACATATATTTTCACATATAAACACATACTTTCCCTCTCACACATGCAAGCTTTTGAAAACTAATTCAATGTAAAATTAAAGTATAATTGTATTAAACTATATACTGCATATTGATAGGATTTTTTTAGGCCTTATGGAAAAGAATATCTTTACTCCATTTTCAAAGTTCAATTCATTATCAAACACATATAACTTTAAAAACTGAGTAAGTTAAGGTTGAACACTTAGAATTTCAATATTCAAATTTCATACTTTAGTTTTCAGTTTAACCCACCCCAAACAATTATGAATAAAAgcaaaataaacacataaataaataaaagaattatgtataaatatataaaaaaaagttgaatTCAAAATGAATTAGTTTTCAGCAATTCATGAAATGCTTGTGCAACTCAGTTTTTGATGCTAGAATTGAAACTAATAACTCTAAATTATTGGAAGCTGTGTCTTGGAATGTTAGTATAATTCTGTGCTTGAACATGACTCCAAACACTGTTGAGATTTGCAGGAAAGAGGAGGGTCATTTTAAGACTTGGTACAGTGATTAGAAATATAACTTAACCACTTTGCCCCTTTTAAGATGGTCGGTAAAAGACCGACGAGCAAGTTGATCCAAAAACAAAAGTCAAAGGATCACAATGTCTCAAATTGAAGTTAAATGACaaaaggtgatttgaaaaaaaaaagttagaggACTAATTGGGTGCTTTGTTTTGAAAAAGCAAGGATCGTCGTCAAATTACCTTTAATCCATCGAAAAATTCGTCtaataagaaaattaaaaagctCCGATTTCTTGAAACTAATCTAAAAGATGCCGCGAAACAATATTTAATACTGTAGTTTGTGAGTTGTCCAATCTCTCAGTACCTGTTCATGCAAGAGATAACGCAAAGCACAATATATATTTATCCTCCaacattttatttaatttgggAATTCATAACCCATAGTTATACATATCTGGCAAACAACCAGGATTACATTTCATCTCTCAGCAGGTAACGAGAGGAACTTATTCATGATTAGATGGCTTGGAACTTATTCATGGACTTTCTACCATAGGCCATAACATCAGAATTAACATAAGACCTGATTTTTTCACTGGAATGATTTAAAAGAAGGCAATAGTATTTGCCCTGAAGCATCATGATCCCTCCATATTTGGGAAACCACTCCACAAAGAGAAGAATCTCACTGACTAGCGGTACACATGGGATGTAACCGTCATCGTCAGAATCTCCTGTTAATCCCAGGAATAATGTAGTATTATATTTGTCTAGATAGCAAGACCATGCAATCCAACTTCTGATGAGGGGAGACGGACTTTCTGGACTGTATTCACATGAAGGATCACCGAAAAATTGCACCCACACGTAGTcaaagacgccagttttgataGCAGTGTCAAGATAATAGTCAGGAATTTGACAAAGTGGTGCTGCAGATAAGTACACCTTTCTGTCAGGTGTGCTATAAGCCGAGAGTGCCTGGGCGAGAACATCCAGACTCTGGTTTGATTCGCTTTGGATACGGAAGTCTATTCCATCTACAGTAGCATTGAGAGGACCATGGCCTGCACTATTATTCAAAAACTTGTTCCAGATATCATCTGCAACTTTCTGAGCATCATCAGGAGAAAGATCAGGCCTCCCACCAAGGGAAAGAAATACTTTGATGCCTTGGCCCTTGCAGAAATCTATCATAGGACCTAGGGAGGCGCACTTATCCGGGATGCTCGGATTGCAATGGTCATCTATGCTCAAGACTGTTTTGCTACCCTCGAAATTTAAGAAGGCGATAGCCACGTATTCATAGATACCAGTACCATTGAGGCATATCTCGGTCAGGTTTCCAGCATGAGGATTTTGGCCCCAGTAGAACCCAATTGCGCCTTCTGAGGAGCTGATCAAGGATGAAATCATCAGCAGGGGTATTATTGCTAAGAAGAGGGGTCGTAAACTAGCAGCCATgttgaatatattttttagttgttttagggGTTTTGCAGTGGTGATTTTGGCTGCCGAATGACGGACCATTTATAGAAGAGTTCGTTGTAGGTGCCAAATGCAACATGTGCCAAATAATACTTATTCACATTCTTACTAAGCTTGAAGAATAGTTACTATTCAGCATCACCAGACACTCTctcaaacaaaaacaaacaaaattcaaccGTAAAAATTCGGAAATTTCAGTCTctgaaacaaaaacaaacatacatAGCAAACTCGAATTTCTAGCATGGAAGCAGCAGAGAAGACTAGACTCTACATTATTCTACTAGTATATGTCAAGCCTgcaacaaaattattttttggtgGAGAAAGCAATTACTTAGTCAAATATAAATTCTAAATCCTTCATATAaagatcaaaaaaaaaaaaaaaaaggtccttCACATACGTTATGCATAAAAAATcattaatatatacattatcaatgcaagaaaaatatttgCATAAAAGAACAATTCATGGCTTCGAATTTTCATTGTGAAAATTAATTGAACTTTTATAAGCACTTATCATAATCCACGCATACAGTCCTACATTTTGACCTATGAGTATCCAGTTGCTAAATTAACCTTTTAAATTGAGAATCTTGCCATCGCAAGGATAATCAACCATGATAGAAATATGTATTTGCATATATAATGTTTAgcgataatttca of Coffea arabica cultivar ET-39 chromosome 5c, Coffea Arabica ET-39 HiFi, whole genome shotgun sequence contains these proteins:
- the LOC113690638 gene encoding acidic endochitinase-like, whose amino-acid sequence is MAASLRPLFLAIIPLLMISSLISSSEGAIGFYWGQNPHAGNLTEICLNGTGIYEYVAIAFLNFEGSKTVLSIDDHCNPSIPDKCASLGPMIDFCKGQGIKVFLSLGGRPDLSPDDAQKVADDIWNKFLNNSAGHGPLNATVDGIDFRIQSESNQSLDVLAQALSAYSTPDRKVYLSAAPLCQIPDYYLDTAIKTGVFDYVWVQFFGDPSCEYSPESPSPLIRSWIAWSCYLDKYNTTLFLGLTGDSDDDGYIPCVPLVSEILLFVEWFPKYGGIMMLQGKYYCLLLNHSSEKIRSYVNSDVMAYGRKSMNKFQAI